In the Dendrosporobacter quercicolus genome, GCCGGGGTAATGTTAACCGGTGACGACGAGTTTGAAATATGCTTCTCATTGGTATTCGCCATAGCCAGCTTGCTTGAGCCGAGTGCATCTTTCAGCAGATGCTCAAAAGCAACTTCACTTTTCTTAAAGCCCGGTGTATTCACATTGGCAATGTTGTTGCTTACCACTTTATGGCGGAGTGAGGCTGCCGTAAGCGACTGTTCCAAAATGTTGGCCTTCGGTGATGATAATAACGATTGTAGCACTGTATCCCCTCCCGAAAATCAATCTAAAACGCCAGTGTCATATGCTGAGTTCATTCAACATAGTTCTACATAACACATCAAAATCCTTTTAAATTTCACGATTTAACACAGAGATAACAAGAATCGAGACCCCTATACTAGTAATGCAGGACCTAAGCACTACTTACCTTCTAGGCCTCCGACGCCGGACTTTGACCAAGCCGCAAACCGCGCTTATGGAATTAAATCCCAGTCGCTATTTGCTCCAAATTTCGACAAAAACAAAAGGGCTTTTTATGGTTTTTGTTAAAAGTACCATAAAAAGCCCTTTACTCAATTCCCTGCATGCTGACCTATCCATCAACTTATTTTTTTAGTTTCTTTAATTCTTCCAGCAGTCGCTCATTCAATACTTTGATATAGGTGCCCTTCATCCCCAGCGATTTAGACTCAATTACGCCGGCGCTTTCAAATTTGCGCAACGCATTCACGATCACCGATCTGGTGATGCCAACCCGGTCGGCAATTTTACTGGCAACCAATAAGCCTTCGTTGCCTTCCAGCTCGCTCAAAATATGCATTACCGCCTCAAGTTCGGAATAGGACAACGTACCCAAAGCCACTTGGACAGTAGCTTTTTTACGGGCTTCTTCCTCAATTTTTTCACTCCGGTCCCTGAGCATTTCCATACCGACAACAGTTGCGCCATACTCTGCCAGAATTAAATCATCATCGGTAAATTCCTCGTGGAATTTGGCGACAATCAGAGTCCCAATACGCTCACCCACGCCATGAATGGGAACAATGGTGGTAAACTTGTCATGAAACAGGCAGTCAACCCCTTCGCTAAATGTACATAGACCGCTCTCTAGCCGGAGATTGGGCGAGGTATCGGTGATTTTCAGCAGCCACTCCACATAGCGTTCAGGAAAAATCCCCTGACTTAATACCCGATCCCGCATTAGATCACATTCAAAATCGTTCATTAAGGCATAACCAAATACAACCCCGGTCTTACTTACAATGTAGACATTGGCATTAATTACTGTGCCTAGAACCCTTGATATCTCATCATACTCCACATTTTCTGATTTTTGCAACAGCTTATTTATTTTACGAGTACGTTCCAACATTGACAAAACCATCTACCTGCCCTTCACTAGACTGAATATATTAATCGCGCAGCGACAGCTTCCTGCCCTGAGCAATCAGACCTTTCTTTACAATTTAAAGTAATTGTACACTATTTTAAACTAAAGAATGAAATGACTCAAGTCCTGATTTACAACAATATGCGTTAATTTTGCCTTAACATAGTCCTGATTAATGACGATATTTTTTTCCTGAATGTCAGGGGCTTCAAACGCCAAATCCTCAAGCACCTTTTCCAGAATTGTATGCAGCCGTCTGGCCCCGATGTTTTCGGTTTGATTATTCACCTGACAGGCAATCTCTGCTAATTCATCAATAGCATCCTCGGTAAATTCAATTTTTATACCTTCTGTTTCCAGCAGGCAGATATATTGCTTCAGCAAGGCGTTGGCCGGTTCGGTAAGGATCTGCCGGAAGTCTGCTTTCGAAAGATTGGTTAATTCCACTCTGATCGGAAACCGCCCCTGCAGTTCGGGGATTAAATCCGACGGCTTGGAAATATGAAACGCACCGGCGGCAATAAATAAAATATGATCGGTTTTGATCGAACCATGCTTGGTAACAACCGTAGACCCCTCAACAATCGGCAAAATATCGCGTTGTACTCCTTCCCGCGATACATCGGGACCTGACGAACCGCCGCGCCCGGCCACTTTATCTATTTCATCGAGGAAAATAATCCCGTAATTCTCGGCTAAGCTGATTGCGCTTGTTACAACCTCATCCATATCAATCAGTTTTTGCGCTTCTTCCTGAGTAAAAATTTTTCTGGCATTGGCAACGGTAACTTTCCGTTTCTTTTGTTTTTTCGGTAAAAAACTGCCCAGCATATCCTGAAGATTCATGCCCATTTCATCGGCTCCGGCTCCGGCCAGCATCCCCAGCATTGGATTGGAGTTGTCCTCCACGGTTATCTCAATCAGCTCTTCTTCCAACTCCCCGCTGTCCAGTCTTTTCTGCCACCAGGCGCGGCCGGCGGTAAATTCCTGTTCTTTAGACTGATTTTCATCCGGCGCCGGCGACGTATTGTTATTTCCGGAAAATAGAATTTCAAACGGATTTTTAGATGTTTCCCGTTTGGCGGATGGAATAAAGTGTTCAATAATCCGTTCATTGGCCAGTTTACCGGCTTTATCGGTTACCACCAGCATTTTTTCCTGTTTAACCATCCGAATAGCGGTTTCCACCAGATCGCGAACCATTGATTCGACATCACGGCCCACATAGCCAACCTCGGTAAATTTTGTCGCCTCAACCTTGACAAAGGGTGCGTTAACCAGCTTTGCCAGACGGCGGGCAATTTCAGTCTTGCCAACCCCGGTCGGGCCAATCATCAGAATATTTTTAGGGATTATCTCTTCTTTCAGTTCAGATGAGAGTTGCTTGCTCCGCCAACGGTTTCTTAATGCCACGGCCACCGATTTCTTCGCCTGACTCTGGCCGACAATATATTTATCCAGTTCATTGACAATTTGCTTTGGCGTCAGTTCATTCAACGTCATCCCCCCTGTTAAAGTTCTTCCACCGTAATATGGTGATTCGTATAAACACAGATATCTGCCGCTATCTCTAACGATTCGCGGGCGATACCCGCAGCTGTTAAGGACGAATATTTAATTAACCCTCTGGCCGCAGCCAGGGCGTATGATCCGCCTGAACCAATTGCAGTAACTCCGTCGTCGGGTTCAATAACCTCACCATTGCCCGAAATAATCAGCATTTTTTCGGCATCGGTAACAATCAGTAAAGCCTCTAAACGGCGCAGCACCCTGTCGGTTCGCCATTCTTTGGCTAATTCAACAGCAGCGCGCATTAAATTACCGTTAAATTCCTCCAGTTTTGATTCAAACTTACCAAACAAAGTAAACGCATCGGCGACTGACCCGGCAAAACCGGCCAGTACTTTACCGTGATACAAGCGCCGGACCTTCTTGGCATTATGCTTCATTACCGTATTGCCGCCGAAGGTTACCTGACCATCCCCGGCAATCGCAGTCTGACCATTATGTTTTACAGCTACAATAGTGGTAGCATGAAACATTCAACCACCCCCTTTGAACATCCATACGCAAAAAGCCATGCTTTTTGAAAAACACACTGTTTTTTTGAGCAGCTGCCTGCTGCCGTAAAAAAAATCGACAGTTGGTTTTCAGCTACAACTGCCAACACCTCCGCCATCATGAAACCGCCTTTGCTACGTTCCCGAGGGCAAATGCTTACACCTTGGTCAGGCTTTCACAAAATGCACAAAAAGACTTCACTCACACTATGCCATGGACTTCGACAATACGCGCAATATCCACTCGATAATGCACACCCGTGTGCAGTGAAGCATTTTCACTAAATGAAGCAAGGATCAATTTATTTATCTATATTACCACAGCACTTTGATTTATGCAATATTCGACTGAGACCACTTTTGAAATTTTCTAAACTTTCTAGAGCTCGTTCCGCGATCATTTTATTTTTTAATTTTTTATCTCTGACCTTTTGTCCCAGTGGCGGCAATATGCCAAAATTGATATTCATCGGCTGGAAATTGGTTGCGTCGGCACTGGCGATATATTGACATAATGCCCCATGCGCCGTATCGCCGGGAAAGCGCTCGGGCCCATGCCCTTCCAGCAGCATGCTGGCATTTAGCCCGGCGACCAAACCGCTGGCCGCCGATTCAACATACCCTTCCACACCGGTAATTTGTCCGGCAAAAAAAACCTGCGGCCACTTCCTCATCTGCAGGGTCGGCTGCAGTATTCTTGGTGAATGAATAAACGTATTGCGGTGCATAACGCCGTAACGGACAAACTCAGCCTTCTCTAAGCCCGGAATGAGTTGAAAAACTCGCTTTTGCTCCGGCCACTTTAAATGGGTCTGAAACCCGACAATATTGTACAAAGTAGCCGCAAAATTATCCTGTCTCAATTGAACCACGGCATGAGGAAGTTCTCCGGTGACAGGATGCTTCAGCCCAACCGGCTTTAACGGACCAAACCGTAAAGTGTCGATGCCCCGGGCCGCCATCTCCTCAACCGGCATGCAGCCTTCAAAAAAGATCGCCTGTTCAAATTGTTTTACCGCCGTCTTTTCCGCCGCAATCAATTCGTGCCAGAACAGTTCATACTCTTCTTTGCTCATTGGGCAATTGAGATAGTCGGCATCCCCCTTGTCATATCGTGACGCCCGGAATATTTTCTTCATATCCAGGGATTCACCGGTAACGATCGGCGCAGCGGCATCGTAAAAATACATATAATCCTGTCCGGTCAAAGCCGCTACCGACTGTGCTAACCGCAGGGAAGTCAGCGGACCGCTGGCAATAATGACAACGCCTTCTTCCGGTATAGCGGTTAGTTCCTCATGAATGACGGTTATGTTGGACTGCCGCTTAAGCGTGGTTGTAATATACTCGCTAAAAGCCGAACGATCCACGGCCAAGGCCCCGCCGGCCGGGATCCGGGTTGCATCTGCGGCTTTCATAATTAAAGAATCCAAACGCCGCATTTCTTCCTTAAGCAAGCCTACGGCATTTTCAACAGCTGCGGCGCGCAGCGAATTGCTGCACACCAACTCCCCGAAGTTTCCGGTATGATGCGCCGGTGTCATAACCTGCGGACGCATTTCATATAAATCAACCGAAATGCCTGACCGGGCAATTTGCCAGGCAGCTTCGCTGCCTGCTAAACCAGCCCCAATAACAATCACTTTAGACACAAAATTCCTCCGATGTAATACAGTATTATTTCCTTTTGCTTTTTTTACTTTTATTATTCGTTTCATCCGTATTGTTTTCAACTTTTTTTTCTTTCTTAATTAATTCCTTATTGATCGGACTATTCTCCCGGGTCGGACACCCTTCATTATTGCAGTAAGTAATAAACCGGCCATTTTTATAATTATGACGCAGCATTAATGCTCCACAGGTTTGGCAGGCATCACTCAGCGGAATGTCCCAAGTAACGAAATCGCATTCCGGATAGTTCTGGCAGCCATGAAAGATTTTTCCCCGTTTGGTACGGCGCTCAACAATGTTACCGTCGCATTTAGGGCATTTTATCCCGGTATCTTTAAGCAGGGGCTTAGTATTGCGGCATTCCGGAAAACCAGGGCAGGCTAGAAACTTGCCGTAGCGTCCCTGTTTTACCACCATGAAACGGCCGCAATTTTCACATTGCACCTCAGAGACCTCAACCGGAAGTTCCACCTGGCCGATTTGCTCATCGGCCTGAGCTAGGGTCTCGGCAAACGACGGATAAAAATTAGCTAAAAGCTCCAGCCGCGAAGTTTTTCCTTCGGCGATTTCATCCAGCCGATCCTCCATCGCTGCCGTAAACTCAACATCGACAATTGCCTGGAAATATTCCTGCAGTAGGTCTACTACCACAAAGCCCAGCTCGGTAGGCTGAAATTTTTTATCAATGCGTACAACATAGCCGCGGCCTAAAATAGTCTCAACAATTGGCGCATAGGTGCTTGGCCGGCCAATGCCTTTTTCTTCAAGGGTTTTCACCAGCGAAGCTTCCGTATAGCGCGGCGGTGGTTCAGTAAAATGCTGCGACGGTAGTATTTTATGTAATTTTAGCAGTTGGCCGGCCTGCAATTCAGGCAGATTTATATCTTTGTCATTCTCAGTTTCATCTTTTCCTTCTATATATACAGCCATGAAGCCTTTAAACTTGAGCTTTGAGCCGGTTGCCCTTAACCCATAGCGGCCGGCGGAAATGTCAACGGTGATTGTATCATAAACTGCCGGCGTCATCTGACTGGCAATAAAGCGTTCCCAAATGAGCGTATACAGCCTAAGCTGGTCCTTGGACAAGCTATTGCCCAAGCTGTCCGGCGTAAATTCCACACTGGTCGGTCTGATGGCCTCATGCGCATCCTGTGACTTTTTGGTTGAATAGACCGGCGGCTTATCAGGCCGATACTCCGCACCAAACTTTTGCAAGATGTACTCACGCGCTTCCGCCTGCGCCGATTCGGCAATCCGGGTGGAATCGGTACGCATATATGTAATTAAGCCGACCGGACCGGACTTGCCGATCTCCAGACCTTCATACAGCTGCTGCGCCACCATCATTGTTTTACGGGAGGTGAAGCCTAATTTACGTGATGCATCCTGCTGCAAACTGCTGGTGATAAATGGCGGCGACGGATTGCGGCGGCGTTCCCGCTGCTTGACCTCGGTTACCTTATATTCGGCCTGCTCCAGTTCAGACTTGGAAAGATTGGACTGGGCTTCATCTGATATTACCGCTTTTTTACCGTCAATGCTGATTAGATTTGCATCGAACAAAGCTGTTTTGGGCTTGGCCCTGAGCTTGGCCAGAATCGTCCAGTATTCTTCCGGAACAAATGCCTGAATTTCTTTTTCACGATCGCAGATCATTTTCACCGTAACCGACTGTACCCGGCCGGCGCTAAGCCCTTTACGCACTTTTCGCCATAATAACGGACTAAGCTGGTAACCCACAATCCGGTCCAGCAAACGCCTGGCCTGCTGGGCGTCAACCCGGTCGAAATTGATCGGCTGCGGATGCTTAACGGCATTTTGAATAGCCGGCTTTGTAATTTCATTAAATACGATCCGGCAAGGCTTTTCCGGAGCAATATTTAACAAATGAGCCAAATGCCAGGCAATGGCTTCACCTTCACGATCCGGGTCAGAAGCCAGATAAACTTTATCAACAGCCTTGGCGGCCGTTTTCAGACTTTTGATGATGTCGCCTTTGCCCCGGATATTGATATATTTAGGCAAAAAGTTGTTTTCAATGTCTATGCCAAACTGGCTTTTGGGCAAATCTCTCAGATGGCCCATCGAGGCCCTGACAGTATAATTTTTACCCAAAAACTTTTCGATCGTTTTCGCTTTAGCTGGCGATTCAACTACAACTAGAGTTTTAGCCACTAAATTCCCCCCTTAGTACGAACGTAATACTGAGAACCATGCTCTGCAACCAGCCCGCGTAATTCCAATTGTAATACTATATAGGCAATGGCTGAAACAGTTAAATCCGTTGCAGCAACTATTTCATCCAGTGATATTGGCTTATCAAAACTCAACTGTTCATATACGGCAAATTCATCCGGCTGTAAATCAAGCTCTCCAGCCTTGGCCCCGGTCCCGCTATTTGACCATTGGTACTCTTCAAATATATCGCCGGTGCAGTCAATCAATTTCGCGCCTTGCTTGATCAGATTATGGCAGCCTTTGCTTATCGCGGAAAAAATGCTGCCAGGCACGGCAAATACATCGCGCCCTTCATCCAGGGCATGCTCAACCGTAATTAATGCGCCGCTGCGTTCAGCCGCTTCAATAACAACAATTCCTCTGGACAGCCCGCTGATGATCCTATTGCGGGCCGGAAAGAAAGAGGGATGCGGACTGGTGCCCGGCGGATATTCCGAAATCACCGCGCCCTGTCCGGCAATCCGGTCCAGCAAATCGCGGTTTTCCGGCGGATAGCTTACATCCACGCCACATCCTAATACGGCAATGGTTCTGCCCTTAGTCAGCGCCCCTCTGTGAGCGGCTGTATCAACGCCGCGGGCGGCGCCGCTCACAACACAGACTCCGGCGGCTGCAAGCTCACTGCCCAGCATTTGCGCCGCATTCAGGCCATAAGCGGAGGCTCGCCGCCCCCCGACAATCGCCATTGAATTATTGTCGGCCGGCAGCTCGCCCCGGTAGTATAAAAGCAGCGGGGGATTAAACGTAGGCTTTAGTAACGCCGGATAATCCGGATCAGTCAACAGGCTTAGACGAATTCCCTGCTCCTGCCATTTTTCAGCCAGAGCCAATATATCCAGCTTTTGCCTAATCCCAATCAGGTTATGGCAAGTTGCTTCATCTAAACAGGCAACCAAATCACTCCTGCCGGCTTGCCATGCTTGCCGGGCATCGCCAAAAAAAGCGATAAGCTTCATTAATCGCCGGTTGCCAATACCAGGCACCATTTGTAAGGCCGCTACATATATTTTATCCATTTATCCACCGCCATATCTATCCAAATCAATTATGACTGCAAATTTAATGGTAATTATAGCATAAAAATATAAGCGCAACAAATTTCCCCTCACTGTTTATCAGAAAACAGACTTATATTTCAGGCGGAGTTTAACTCAATCTAAATTCAGCCGCCTCAGAATGTTCCTAAATCCCGCTTGCATAAAGGGGATTTAGTCACCGGATAAATATCTTGCAGTAATAGTGGCTGCAATCTCCCGAGCAGCTTCGGGCCGGGCTATTCTGACGGTGTTTTTCCGCATTACCGCCAGCGTGTCATTGCCGTCGGTAAACAGCTCATGTAATAACGCCAGTAAGTCTTCGACCGATTCAGCCCGCATTGCCACTCTCCGGGCGAGCAAAAATTTGCTGTTGCCTTCCTCCTGACCGGGTATTGGCCGGTAAATAATTAACGGCAGGCGGCTGCTCAGAGCTTCGGCGGCAGTCATTCCACCCGGCTTGGAAATCAGCACATCGGCAACGGCCATGAGCTCGGCGACATTGTCCACAAAGCCGGTTATCTTTAAATCAAACGTAAGCTTAGGTTTGATGTTTTCCAGGTCCTTATGAAGTTTATCGTTCTGCCCGGTCACCACAATCACCTGAATAGCCGCAGCTAGACGGTTTAAGGCAAGTGCGATCTCCTGCATTGGCAGAATTCCGGCGCCGCCGCCCATCATTAAAATTGTTTTTTTAGCGGCGCACAGCCCTAGTCTGCCCATTAACTGATCTCTGGCCGGAGGCTGGCTAAATGCGCTGTCGATGGGTATCCCGGCAACATGGCTCTGCGCCGGTGTAATGTGAAAACGTTCCAACTCTGCCAGCAATTCTTCATTCGCCACAAAATAACAATCAATTTCCGGATAAATCCACAAGCGATGTACCACAAAATCGGTTACAACCGCGATAGCCGGAATATTGATTTTATGGTGTTTTTTTAAATAAGCCACCAAGCCGGCTGGTGTGGCATGAGTACAAACAATCAAAGCAGGTGAAGTCAGCTCAATATAGTGCAGCATCCGGCCGGCAAAAAAAGCACTGACCGCCTCACGGCCCCATAACGCCAGCCTGCTGGTATTGCCCCAGCCGTACATTTTTCCGTACGAGCCGGGAAAAAACCGCAAACATTGTAAATAAGCCTTTAGCAATGCCTGTCCCCAGAATTGACTAAAAAAGTCAAAGACATTTACAATAGAGGTTGCCGTATCCGGCCTTAACTTGTTCAGCGCCTGGTTAATCGCAGCAGCCGCACGGACATGGCCGGCCCCAACCGGCGCACTGATAAACAATACTTTCGCCGGCTTTGCCATAGAATTTGCCCCCATTTTAGATCACCAGCTCTTTATAAAATCTGACATTTAAACGATCACTTACTTGCTCCAGCAGCTGAGTCGCCGTTTTTCCACCGGCGATGATCTGCTCACCGGCAATCTCGGCCAGCGGTACAAGGACAAATT is a window encoding:
- the codY gene encoding GTP-sensing pleiotropic transcriptional regulator CodY, with the translated sequence MVLSMLERTRKINKLLQKSENVEYDEISRVLGTVINANVYIVSKTGVVFGYALMNDFECDLMRDRVLSQGIFPERYVEWLLKITDTSPNLRLESGLCTFSEGVDCLFHDKFTTIVPIHGVGERIGTLIVAKFHEEFTDDDLILAEYGATVVGMEMLRDRSEKIEEEARKKATVQVALGTLSYSELEAVMHILSELEGNEGLLVASKIADRVGITRSVIVNALRKFESAGVIESKSLGMKGTYIKVLNERLLEELKKLKK
- a CDS encoding MGDG synthase family glycosyltransferase, which encodes MAKPAKVLFISAPVGAGHVRAAAAINQALNKLRPDTATSIVNVFDFFSQFWGQALLKAYLQCLRFFPGSYGKMYGWGNTSRLALWGREAVSAFFAGRMLHYIELTSPALIVCTHATPAGLVAYLKKHHKINIPAIAVVTDFVVHRLWIYPEIDCYFVANEELLAELERFHITPAQSHVAGIPIDSAFSQPPARDQLMGRLGLCAAKKTILMMGGGAGILPMQEIALALNRLAAAIQVIVVTGQNDKLHKDLENIKPKLTFDLKITGFVDNVAELMAVADVLISKPGGMTAAEALSSRLPLIIYRPIPGQEEGNSKFLLARRVAMRAESVEDLLALLHELFTDGNDTLAVMRKNTVRIARPEAAREIAATITARYLSGD
- the flgB gene encoding flagellar basal body rod protein FlgB, with amino-acid sequence MLQSLLSSPKANILEQSLTAASLRHKVVSNNIANVNTPGFKKSEVAFEHLLKDALGSSKLAMANTNEKHISNSSSPVNITPAINTIGDTSMRTDGNNVDIDIEMAELAKNNIYYNSVAQMLSRHFSGLKSVIKEGNG
- the hslV gene encoding ATP-dependent protease subunit HslV; translated protein: MFHATTIVAVKHNGQTAIAGDGQVTFGGNTVMKHNAKKVRRLYHGKVLAGFAGSVADAFTLFGKFESKLEEFNGNLMRAAVELAKEWRTDRVLRRLEALLIVTDAEKMLIISGNGEVIEPDDGVTAIGSGGSYALAAARGLIKYSSLTAAGIARESLEIAADICVYTNHHITVEEL
- the topA gene encoding type I DNA topoisomerase, which gives rise to MAKTLVVVESPAKAKTIEKFLGKNYTVRASMGHLRDLPKSQFGIDIENNFLPKYINIRGKGDIIKSLKTAAKAVDKVYLASDPDREGEAIAWHLAHLLNIAPEKPCRIVFNEITKPAIQNAVKHPQPINFDRVDAQQARRLLDRIVGYQLSPLLWRKVRKGLSAGRVQSVTVKMICDREKEIQAFVPEEYWTILAKLRAKPKTALFDANLISIDGKKAVISDEAQSNLSKSELEQAEYKVTEVKQRERRRNPSPPFITSSLQQDASRKLGFTSRKTMMVAQQLYEGLEIGKSGPVGLITYMRTDSTRIAESAQAEAREYILQKFGAEYRPDKPPVYSTKKSQDAHEAIRPTSVEFTPDSLGNSLSKDQLRLYTLIWERFIASQMTPAVYDTITVDISAGRYGLRATGSKLKFKGFMAVYIEGKDETENDKDINLPELQAGQLLKLHKILPSQHFTEPPPRYTEASLVKTLEEKGIGRPSTYAPIVETILGRGYVVRIDKKFQPTELGFVVVDLLQEYFQAIVDVEFTAAMEDRLDEIAEGKTSRLELLANFYPSFAETLAQADEQIGQVELPVEVSEVQCENCGRFMVVKQGRYGKFLACPGFPECRNTKPLLKDTGIKCPKCDGNIVERRTKRGKIFHGCQNYPECDFVTWDIPLSDACQTCGALMLRHNYKNGRFITYCNNEGCPTRENSPINKELIKKEKKVENNTDETNNKSKKSKRK
- the trmFO gene encoding methylenetetrahydrofolate--tRNA-(uracil(54)-C(5))-methyltransferase (FADH(2)-oxidizing) TrmFO produces the protein MSKVIVIGAGLAGSEAAWQIARSGISVDLYEMRPQVMTPAHHTGNFGELVCSNSLRAAAVENAVGLLKEEMRRLDSLIMKAADATRIPAGGALAVDRSAFSEYITTTLKRQSNITVIHEELTAIPEEGVVIIASGPLTSLRLAQSVAALTGQDYMYFYDAAAPIVTGESLDMKKIFRASRYDKGDADYLNCPMSKEEYELFWHELIAAEKTAVKQFEQAIFFEGCMPVEEMAARGIDTLRFGPLKPVGLKHPVTGELPHAVVQLRQDNFAATLYNIVGFQTHLKWPEQKRVFQLIPGLEKAEFVRYGVMHRNTFIHSPRILQPTLQMRKWPQVFFAGQITGVEGYVESAASGLVAGLNASMLLEGHGPERFPGDTAHGALCQYIASADATNFQPMNINFGILPPLGQKVRDKKLKNKMIAERALESLENFKSGLSRILHKSKCCGNIDK
- the hslU gene encoding ATP-dependent protease ATPase subunit HslU codes for the protein MTLNELTPKQIVNELDKYIVGQSQAKKSVAVALRNRWRSKQLSSELKEEIIPKNILMIGPTGVGKTEIARRLAKLVNAPFVKVEATKFTEVGYVGRDVESMVRDLVETAIRMVKQEKMLVVTDKAGKLANERIIEHFIPSAKRETSKNPFEILFSGNNNTSPAPDENQSKEQEFTAGRAWWQKRLDSGELEEELIEITVEDNSNPMLGMLAGAGADEMGMNLQDMLGSFLPKKQKKRKVTVANARKIFTQEEAQKLIDMDEVVTSAISLAENYGIIFLDEIDKVAGRGGSSGPDVSREGVQRDILPIVEGSTVVTKHGSIKTDHILFIAAGAFHISKPSDLIPELQGRFPIRVELTNLSKADFRQILTEPANALLKQYICLLETEGIKIEFTEDAIDELAEIACQVNNQTENIGARRLHTILEKVLEDLAFEAPDIQEKNIVINQDYVKAKLTHIVVNQDLSHFIL
- the dprA gene encoding DNA-processing protein DprA is translated as MDKIYVAALQMVPGIGNRRLMKLIAFFGDARQAWQAGRSDLVACLDEATCHNLIGIRQKLDILALAEKWQEQGIRLSLLTDPDYPALLKPTFNPPLLLYYRGELPADNNSMAIVGGRRASAYGLNAAQMLGSELAAAGVCVVSGAARGVDTAAHRGALTKGRTIAVLGCGVDVSYPPENRDLLDRIAGQGAVISEYPPGTSPHPSFFPARNRIISGLSRGIVVIEAAERSGALITVEHALDEGRDVFAVPGSIFSAISKGCHNLIKQGAKLIDCTGDIFEEYQWSNSGTGAKAGELDLQPDEFAVYEQLSFDKPISLDEIVAATDLTVSAIAYIVLQLELRGLVAEHGSQYYVRTKGGI